A genomic stretch from Neodiprion fabricii isolate iyNeoFabr1 chromosome 3, iyNeoFabr1.1, whole genome shotgun sequence includes:
- the LOC124178238 gene encoding uncharacterized protein LOC124178238 — MIIAFLEQEHREWDLHLPDFRFAYNTAYHTSAQASPAFLNLGRTPVPINSLRRIASGDVQVERQSPELWKERMERLQLLREWVVENLANAFERQAGYYNRRHRAQPYYVGELLLKRQHTLSSAAQNYSAKLAKKFHGPYRITRTIFPVVVELSDVVSNKVIGKTHIGHLKV, encoded by the coding sequence ATGATTATCGCTTTCCTCGAGCAAGAACACCGTGAGTGGGACCTACACCTCCCCGACTTTCGTTTCGCTTACAATACCGCATATCATACTTCCGCCCAAGCGAGTCCAGCGTTCTTAAATCTCGGTCGGACACCAGTTCCAATAAACTCTCTTCGGCGAATAGCCAGCGGCGACGTACAAGTGGAAAGACAGAGTCCGGAACTCTGGAAGGAGCGTATGGAACGCCTCCAACTGTTACGGGAATGGGTCGTCGAAAACCTGGCTAACGCGTTTGAACGACAAGCGGGTTATTACAATCGCCGTCACCGGGCCCAGCCGTACTACGTGGGAGAACTATTATTGAAACGCCAACATACTCTTTCTTCGGCAGCTCAAAATTACAGCGCCAAACTGGCTAAGAAATTCCATGGACCATATCGCATTACCAGAACCATCTTCCCTGTAGTCGTTGAACTCAGCGACGTAGTTAGTAACAAGGTGATTGGGAAAACCCATATTGGGCATTTAAAggtgtga